A genomic segment from Marinobacter subterrani encodes:
- a CDS encoding class I SAM-dependent rRNA methyltransferase, translated as MNFPILYLRKGAERRLRAGHLWVYSNEVDTRRSPLTDFEAGVQAELRASNDKPLGTVFVNPHALICGRLISRDAGHGMTPQRLTQRMEVALELRNRLFDKPFYRWVFGDSDGLSGLVIDRFDSTVVVQISTAGMELMKEAVVRAIQRLVHPEAIILKNDGKMRKVEGLDTYVEQAHGSEVSLLQVEENGVRFEVPLEGGQKTGWFYDHRMNRARLQAYAPGKRVLDVFSYVGGWGIQAACAGATQVTCVDSSAGAIDSVHHNARLNGLENVETIEGDAFEALKALADEKEKYDVVVLDPPALIPRRRDQKAGEEAYARLNQLGLRLLERDGILVSASCSMHLSQEKLVDIIRGSGRKIDRFVQLLEQGHQAPDHPVIPGIPETDYIKSCFVRSLTGFF; from the coding sequence ATGAATTTTCCGATTTTATATCTTCGAAAAGGCGCCGAGCGCCGCCTCCGTGCTGGCCATCTCTGGGTTTACAGCAACGAAGTGGATACCCGCCGCAGTCCGCTAACGGACTTTGAAGCCGGCGTTCAGGCGGAGCTTCGGGCTTCGAATGACAAGCCGTTGGGGACGGTATTCGTGAATCCCCATGCGCTGATCTGTGGCCGGCTGATCAGTCGGGATGCGGGGCATGGCATGACGCCGCAGCGCCTGACCCAGCGCATGGAAGTAGCTCTGGAGTTGCGGAACCGGCTGTTTGACAAGCCGTTCTATCGCTGGGTATTCGGAGACAGTGACGGGCTTTCGGGGCTGGTGATCGACCGGTTTGATTCTACGGTGGTGGTGCAGATTTCCACCGCTGGTATGGAGCTGATGAAGGAGGCGGTTGTCCGGGCGATTCAGCGGCTGGTGCATCCTGAGGCGATCATCCTCAAGAACGATGGCAAGATGCGCAAGGTGGAGGGCCTGGATACCTATGTCGAGCAGGCCCATGGTTCAGAGGTCAGTCTGCTGCAGGTTGAGGAGAACGGCGTCCGGTTCGAGGTGCCGCTGGAAGGCGGTCAGAAGACGGGCTGGTTCTATGATCACCGGATGAACCGTGCGCGGTTGCAGGCCTATGCACCGGGCAAGCGGGTGCTGGATGTGTTCAGTTACGTCGGTGGCTGGGGAATTCAGGCGGCCTGTGCCGGGGCCACTCAGGTAACCTGTGTCGACAGTTCGGCCGGTGCGATCGATTCGGTTCACCACAATGCCAGGCTCAATGGCCTGGAAAATGTCGAAACCATTGAAGGCGATGCCTTTGAGGCACTGAAGGCGCTGGCGGATGAGAAGGAAAAGTACGACGTGGTGGTGCTGGATCCGCCGGCGCTGATTCCCCGGCGCCGGGATCAGAAGGCGGGGGAAGAGGCGTATGCCCGGCTGAACCAGCTTGGGCTGCGGTTGCTGGAGCGGGACGGCATTCTGGTGTCCGCATCCTGCTCCATGCATCTGTCGCAGGAGAAGTTGGTGGACATCATCCGGGGCAGTGGTCGGAAGATCGACCGTTTCGTGCAGTTGCTGGAGCAGGGGCATCAGGCGCCGGACCACCCGGTGATTCCGGGCATTCCCGAGACCGATTACATCAAATCCTGCTTCGTCCGCTCACTGACCGGCTTTTTCTGA